One Calditrichia bacterium DNA window includes the following coding sequences:
- a CDS encoding cupin domain-containing protein translates to MATLIEKPTIIEAAGNKPKIIEEYIGRVNSKTSDVSIARMKSPAGWVEPGQTPEFDEYTVVLSGMLRVKTADGEMDVRAGQAIIVPGGEWVQYSSPADGGAEYVAVCLPAFSPNTVHRDDE, encoded by the coding sequence ATGGCAACCTTGATTGAAAAACCAACGATTATTGAAGCGGCGGGCAACAAACCAAAAATCATCGAAGAATACATCGGGCGGGTAAATTCGAAAACATCAGATGTGAGCATTGCCCGAATGAAAAGTCCCGCAGGCTGGGTGGAACCCGGCCAAACCCCGGAATTTGACGAATACACAGTGGTGTTGAGCGGCATGTTGCGGGTAAAAACCGCCGATGGCGAAATGGACGTTCGCGCAGGGCAGGCGATAATTGTGCCGGGCGGCGAGTGGGTTCAATACAGTTCGCCGGCGGATGGCGGTGCAGAATATGTGGCAGTTTGTTTGCCCGCATTTTCCCCGAATACTGTTCACCGT
- a CDS encoding YifB family Mg chelatase-like AAA ATPase — MLSKVKSAALMGIDAYLVEVETSLERGLQNVAMVGLPDSAVRESRERVTSAIKNSGYELTQKRTTINLAPADIRKEGSGYDLPIAIGLLAAYGEISEARLQDHVIVGELALDGAVRPVHGVLSIAWMVRQMGMKGLLVPTENVREAAMIKELEVFPIDNLRQAVDFLNSVEEIAPHNVDLNEIFEVSRHYQVDFADVKGQEHVKRALEVAAAGGHNIIMVGPPGSGKTMLAKRIPTILPTITLEEALETTKIHSVAGLLENNSAMIATRPFRSPHHTISDAGLIGGGKFPRPGEVSLSHHGVLFLDELPEFKKNVLEVMRQPLEDGKVTIARALLSITYPANFMLAAAMNPCPCGYYTDPGKECSCAPPQIQRYLSRISGPLLDRIDIQIEVPAVKYQDLAAKQSGEKSTAIRERVQKAREVQQQRFAGSAHLFCNADMLPREIRNHCKVDEQGQNLLKMAINQLGLSARAYDRILKVSRTIADLAGNASILPEHISEAIQYRSLDRTLWTV, encoded by the coding sequence ATGCTATCGAAAGTGAAATCTGCCGCATTAATGGGAATTGACGCCTATTTGGTGGAAGTGGAAACCAGTTTGGAACGCGGTTTACAGAACGTCGCGATGGTCGGATTGCCCGATTCCGCCGTTCGGGAGAGCCGGGAACGGGTGACTTCCGCCATCAAAAATTCCGGTTACGAGCTGACCCAAAAGCGAACGACCATCAATTTGGCGCCGGCAGATATTCGCAAAGAAGGTTCCGGTTACGATTTGCCGATTGCCATCGGTTTGCTGGCTGCCTATGGCGAAATTTCCGAAGCGCGGCTGCAGGATCACGTCATCGTCGGTGAACTGGCGCTGGATGGCGCCGTGCGCCCGGTGCACGGCGTGCTTTCCATCGCCTGGATGGTTCGCCAAATGGGCATGAAAGGATTGCTGGTGCCCACCGAAAATGTTCGCGAAGCCGCGATGATCAAAGAATTGGAAGTGTTCCCGATCGATAATTTGCGCCAGGCGGTCGATTTTTTGAACAGCGTGGAAGAAATCGCGCCGCACAACGTCGATCTCAACGAAATTTTTGAAGTGAGCCGCCACTATCAGGTCGATTTTGCGGATGTGAAAGGTCAGGAGCACGTCAAACGCGCGCTGGAAGTTGCTGCAGCGGGTGGACACAACATTATAATGGTTGGCCCGCCGGGCTCCGGTAAAACCATGTTAGCCAAACGCATTCCCACCATTTTACCGACGATCACTTTGGAAGAAGCGCTGGAAACCACCAAAATCCACTCCGTTGCCGGACTGCTGGAAAACAACTCGGCAATGATTGCCACCCGTCCGTTCCGTTCACCGCACCACACCATCAGCGATGCCGGGTTAATCGGCGGCGGCAAATTTCCCCGTCCCGGCGAGGTGAGCCTCAGCCATCACGGTGTGCTGTTTTTGGACGAGTTGCCGGAATTCAAAAAAAATGTACTGGAAGTAATGCGCCAACCGTTGGAAGACGGCAAAGTAACCATCGCGCGAGCGCTGCTGTCGATAACGTATCCCGCAAATTTTATGCTCGCAGCCGCGATGAATCCCTGTCCGTGCGGCTATTACACCGATCCGGGAAAGGAATGCAGTTGCGCGCCGCCGCAAATTCAACGCTATTTGTCGCGAATCAGCGGACCGTTGCTCGATCGGATTGATATTCAGATTGAAGTTCCCGCCGTAAAATATCAGGATTTGGCCGCCAAACAAAGCGGCGAGAAATCGACTGCGATTCGGGAACGGGTGCAAAAAGCGCGCGAAGTTCAGCAGCAGCGATTTGCCGGATCGGCACATTTGTTTTGCAATGCGGATATGCTGCCCCGCGAAATCCGCAATCACTGCAAAGTGGATGAACAGGGGCAAAATTTGCTGAAAATGGCCATCAACCAATTGGGGCTTTCCGCGCGGGCATACGACCGGATTTTGAAAGTATCACGAACCATCGCGGATTTGGCCGGTAACGCATCCATTTTGCCCGAACACATCAGCGAAGCGATACAATACCGCAGTTTGGATCGCACGTTGTGGACGGTTTAG
- a CDS encoding response regulator yields the protein MPPGTPDNEIESIRLFNYASLIVACVTLPDTINAIKLGYPALIFSKVIGSVFYLITPYLWFIRNLLTKKLILYCVLIANIFVSASTFGAETGFHFNFVSMLFGSMFVFDLEKKHELFITYFFPMAAFVLLEATDYSLFAVPNLDVSYQEYLLFKNFVVVLISAQSFALIYRHLNRKQRLTIHNAVTEQEMLNKELQRSTELLRNITENIDEIFWVLEKGRLVYLSPAFEKIYEIPSTTFLEKKDYADFLVIPEDFERFTAAIKSPTFAQKGFLDIEYRIKTKSGVTKWLHTRTFPVIQNEKILRIVGLTEDISRQKQLEYDLIAARESAEKAANTKSEFLSTMSHEIRTPMNAVIGMSYLLLQGNPREDQMEFLKTLQFSANNLMSLINDILDFSKIEAGKIIIEHIDFSLHELLEGVYLASGIKAQEKNIELNLITDPTLPKHVTGDPVRLTQILNNLISNAIKFTEKGFVNIDVKCVENHKERVQIFFKIKDSGVGITPDNLPHIFNSFTQESSATTRKFGGTGLGLTITKRLLELQNSDIFVESIPGKGSEFYFTLDFGKTVGMQVDNFESALNFRQDGHGLKGAKVLLVEDNRVNRLVAERFLQKWEVMLDFAENGKIAVDCVQNNTYDLILMDLQMPEMDGYQATTAIRSMDSEHNKSVPIIALTAEALTEVREKVLNTGMNDFITKPFKPDNLFNTISKYLGNAK from the coding sequence ATGCCCCCAGGTACACCTGACAATGAAATCGAATCGATTCGCCTGTTCAATTACGCAAGCTTGATAGTCGCCTGTGTCACCTTGCCGGACACCATAAACGCGATCAAACTTGGCTATCCGGCATTAATTTTCAGCAAGGTAATCGGGTCAGTGTTTTATCTGATTACGCCCTATCTCTGGTTTATCCGCAATTTACTCACCAAAAAGCTGATTCTTTATTGCGTTTTGATAGCCAATATTTTTGTCTCCGCATCCACTTTTGGCGCAGAAACGGGATTTCATTTCAACTTTGTATCCATGCTATTTGGCAGCATGTTTGTATTTGATCTGGAAAAAAAGCACGAGTTGTTTATCACTTATTTTTTTCCGATGGCAGCGTTTGTTTTGCTGGAAGCTACTGATTATTCTCTATTTGCGGTTCCAAATCTGGATGTTTCTTATCAAGAATATCTCCTGTTCAAAAATTTTGTGGTGGTGTTAATTTCCGCCCAATCATTTGCGTTGATTTACCGGCATCTTAATCGAAAACAACGTCTTACAATCCACAATGCGGTAACCGAACAGGAAATGCTCAACAAAGAGCTGCAGCGCTCAACAGAATTGCTCAGAAATATCACTGAAAATATCGATGAAATTTTTTGGGTTTTGGAAAAGGGACGGTTGGTTTACCTCAGCCCAGCATTTGAAAAAATATATGAAATACCTTCAACCACATTTTTGGAGAAAAAAGATTACGCGGATTTTTTGGTGATTCCTGAAGATTTCGAACGATTTACGGCAGCGATAAAATCCCCGACATTTGCCCAAAAAGGGTTTCTGGATATCGAATACCGGATCAAAACCAAAAGCGGTGTGACCAAATGGTTGCATACCCGCACCTTCCCGGTAATCCAAAATGAAAAAATATTGCGGATTGTTGGCTTAACAGAAGACATTTCCCGGCAAAAACAGTTGGAATATGACCTGATTGCCGCACGGGAATCTGCAGAAAAAGCGGCAAATACCAAATCGGAATTTTTGTCCACCATGAGCCACGAAATCCGCACGCCGATGAATGCGGTAATCGGAATGTCGTATTTGTTACTGCAGGGGAACCCGCGCGAAGATCAGATGGAATTTTTGAAAACGCTGCAGTTTTCTGCGAACAATCTGATGTCGCTGATAAATGATATTCTGGATTTCAGCAAAATTGAGGCGGGGAAAATCATCATCGAGCACATCGATTTTAGTTTGCATGAATTGCTCGAAGGTGTGTATCTGGCATCCGGGATAAAGGCGCAGGAAAAAAATATTGAACTAAATCTCATAACCGATCCGACGCTGCCAAAACACGTAACCGGCGACCCGGTTCGGCTTACCCAAATATTGAACAACCTTATCAGCAACGCTATCAAATTTACCGAAAAAGGTTTTGTAAATATTGATGTTAAATGTGTAGAAAACCACAAAGAGCGTGTGCAAATATTTTTCAAAATAAAAGATAGCGGCGTTGGCATCACACCGGACAACCTGCCACATATTTTTAACAGCTTTACCCAGGAAAGCTCTGCCACAACCCGTAAATTTGGTGGAACCGGATTAGGTTTAACAATCACCAAACGGTTGCTGGAATTGCAAAATAGCGATATTTTTGTGGAAAGTATCCCCGGAAAAGGGTCTGAGTTTTACTTCACTCTCGACTTTGGCAAAACAGTGGGAATGCAAGTTGACAACTTTGAATCCGCACTAAATTTCCGGCAAGATGGACACGGTTTAAAAGGTGCAAAAGTGCTGTTGGTGGAAGACAATCGTGTGAACCGACTGGTTGCCGAACGCTTTTTGCAAAAATGGGAAGTGATGCTCGATTTTGCAGAAAACGGCAAAATTGCCGTTGATTGCGTACAAAATAACACATATGACCTGATTTTGATGGATTTACAAATGCCGGAAATGGATGGCTATCAGGCGACAACCGCAATTCGAAGCATGGATTCCGAGCACAATAAGTCGGTGCCGATTATTGCGCTCACCGCCGAAGCCCTCACCGAAGTTCGGGAAAAAGTACTGAACACCGGCATGAACGATTTTATCACCAAGCCTTTCAAACCGGACAATTTGTTCAATACCATTTCAAAATATTTGGGGAACGCCAAATAA